A genome region from Lytechinus pictus isolate F3 Inbred chromosome 14, Lp3.0, whole genome shotgun sequence includes the following:
- the LOC129276012 gene encoding protein Wnt-4-like, with translation MSPTHLLKGKGTREAAFVNAISAAGVAHAVTRGCSSGELEKCGCDRTVGGNSADGFVWAGCSDNVAYGVQFSQTFVDAMERKTRATLERRLMNLHNNEAGRRTIEDNMRMECKCHGVSGSCEMKTCWKSMPTFGDIGYVLKEKFDGATEVQSLKIGSRQQLVPRNADFKPHTSSDLVYLVPSPDFCEEDLKLGSLGTHGRRCNKTSKAIDGCELMCCGRGFNTHIEEVVERCSCKFHWCCYVKCRNCHRTVEVHTCK, from the exons ATGAGCCCTACTCACTTACTTAAAGGAAAAG GCACACGGGAAGCAGCCTTCGTGAATGCCATCTCGGCGGCCGGCGTGGCTCATGCGGTGACGAGGGGCTGCAGTAGTGGAGAACTGGAGAAA TGCGGCTGTGATCGTACGGTGGGAGGTAACAGTGCAGACGGTTTTGTCTGGGCAGGCTGTTCAGATAATGTCGCTTACGGCGTCCAATTCTCACAAACTTTCGTGGATGCCATGGAAAGAAAAACCCGTGCTACCCTTGAACGAAGGCTAATGAACTTGCACAACAACGAAGCTGGAAGAaga ACAATCGAAGACAACATGCGGATGGAGTGCAAGTGTCACGGCGTGTCCGGTTCTTGTGAGATGAAAACGTGCTGGAAATCGATGCCGACCTTCGGCGACATCGGCTACGTCCTCAAAGAGAAGTTCGACGGTGCCACAGAAGTCCAGTCCCTGAAGATCGGATCCAGGCAGCAGCTGGTCCCTCGCAACGCGGACTTCAAGCCTCATACCAGCTCGGACCTGGTCTATCTTGTGCCATCCCCTGATTTTTGCGAGGAGGACTTGAAG CTGGGATCACTGGGTACTCACGGACGGCGCTGTAACAAGACATCAAAAGCCATCGATGGTTGCGAGCTCATGTGCTGTGGTCGAGGTTTCAACACTCACATCGAAGAGGTGGTCGAACGATGTAGCTGCAAGTTCCATTGGTGTTGCTACGTCAAGTGTCGGAATTGCCATCGGACTGTCGAAGTGCATACGTGTAAATGA